A single window of Zea mays cultivar B73 chromosome 10, Zm-B73-REFERENCE-NAM-5.0, whole genome shotgun sequence DNA harbors:
- the LOC103642907 gene encoding uncharacterized protein, producing the protein MKTITYWRVEEAPGGGRRSSWRRMVVASGGGRARWRLAARAGLAAAPKSKPDFIPDKGLKCKKKKIGPVCTTSPPSPSSIASAATSPPPSIAAACRESRTLRREVEDWGVVSSVPTDGEARAAIASMKQLFGKASVLDSEPTELQALALPVSGHPSSGIFMDHLALDSDASMAILDEWTEPAKLVLNSSALLTEEHQSVLDAFHLLREDAYVQKMVMALSTDKAVWNAVMNNDVVQEFKRSFKDAKETYLKGSSTPPPPGFMMWVMKNVHAKIREFFKTMFGLTNILFQAGDHSYQAGEQNYDFYDCIVRMSFMLTVFVFVMVTVARIR; encoded by the exons ATGAAAACAATTACCTACTGGCGCGTGGAGGAAGCTCCTGGCGGCGGGCGGAGGAGCTCCTGGCGGCGCATGGTGGTGGCGAGCGGTGGCGGGCGCGCGCGGTGGCGGCTCGCGGCGAGGGCGGGGCTGGCGGCGGCGCCCAA gtctaaacctGATTTTATTCCTGATAaagggctaaaatgcaaaaaaaaaaaaatcggACCCGTGTGTACCACCTCGCCGCCGTCTCCATCTTCCATCGCCTCCGCCGCAACCTCGCCTCCGCCTTCCATCGCCGCCGCGTGCAGAGAGTCCCGCACGCTACGTAGAGAAGTCGAGGACTGGGGTGTTGTGTCCAGCGTGCCCACTGATGGCGAGGCCCGCGCCGCCATCGCCAGTATGAAGCA GTTGTTTGGGAAGGCTTCTGTCCTGGATTCTGAACCGACTGAACTACAAGCCCTCGCATTGCCCGTCTCAGGGCATCCTTCATCTGGGATATTCATGGATCATCTTGCTCTGGATTCGGATGCATCTATGGCCATACTCGATGAATGGACTGAACCAGCTAAGCTCGTTCTGAATTCAAGTGCGCTTTTAACAGAGGAACATCAAAGTGTGCTGGATGCATTCCACTTATTGCGCGAAGACGCCTATGTTCAG AAAATGGTTATGGCTTTGTCAACTGACAAGGCTGTATGGAATGCTGTAATGAACAATGATGTGGTACAAGAATTTAAGAGGTCCTTCAAGGATG CCAAGGAAACGTATCTCAAGGGAAGCTCTACTCCTCCTCCTCCTGGATTTATGATGTGGGTCATGAAAAACGTCCATGCAAAAATTAGGGAATTCTTCAAGACAATGTTTGGGCTTACGAATATACTCTTCCAAGCGGGTGACCATAGCTATCAAGCCGGTGAACAGAACTATGATTTCTATGATTGTATAGTGAGGATGTCATTCATGCTCACGGTGTTCGTATTTGTTATGGTAACCGTAGCTCGTATACGATGA